ACTATCTTTACAATAATCCAAAATGTTGACCCCTCCCTCCCCACCCATGGGttggtttattttttaaaaagagcgTAGCGTTTGGATTAACTTGCGTATACTAGTATTATTTTACAAAGGGTGTTTGGTACGGAGAAACAAAACTATTTTTTAACGTGTTAGGAGCTTTCATTTTTTTGGGGAATCCATAAGCTCAGGTTGGAAGTGGAGAGTGCTAAAAGTGGCTTCTCTATTAGTAAGAAAAACAACTTTTATAATTCACTTTTCAAGCTCATTATCTCACCTCATCTTTGAGGTGTTGGCCTAAATTATATAGGAAGGTTTTGAGATAAGTTAACGTCTTACCCTacccaagaaaagaaaataagtaaaatattttccttacgTACCAAACACACCCCAAAAATTTGTTCTTTCTCCCACTGGATTAAGTTGCTCTATCTATCACAAGCTTTAAGCAAATTCGAAGAAATCATTATATTTTGTCTTTGTTAGGATTGAACTATGATGCTCTAATGGTTTCTCATCCTGTTCAATCCTGATTCATTGAACGTCTAATCTATCTAGATCACACTTTTTGGTGGTATTGCTACCCTTTTTCCCTTCATATATTGCTTCAAAACCCCATTTCATACTATATAGATCTTTTGCTAATAAAAAACAAGAATCATTGATCCCTATTACATGCATTATCTAATGTAAGCACATGTCCATATTCCAAATAGAGTACTAATAAATAGCCCCAAAATAAAATAGAACAACAGTTCATTGACATCACTTAAAAATGAAAGAGTTAAAAAGCAGTAAAATGCCAAGCCCCAAATACAATATATTAATGTGGGAGGGCTGGTAATCCTACAACCTACAACCTAACATTCATTAAATCTCACACTTTTAGAAGGGTTCATAAGTACAATTATTTATTAGCATACTTCAAAAGAAAGCATTTTGTAGATAAGAGCTACTATACACTAGCATTATCAATCACTAAATTAAGTAGAGAAGATAAAAACGAAAAAGTGTAATGCATACACAAATTAAAAAGTACTATAGTATTTCtctcatttaattatttataagcCACTCATTAAGTGTCGGTTACAATTTATCTTTGCTGACTTCACATCAATTGAAAAATGTTGTCACAATCGTGTAGAATGCACGAAAGCTCCGAGCAACGACTCAACTGTCATATGAGAAGTGCAAAGCAAGAGTACACAGTTTGATTACAACCAATAATTATCTGTAATTCCATTTTATTTCAAGCTGCACGAATAATAGAATAGAATACAAATCGTTTCTGGTGATGATAATGTTCATATGTTAAATcgaaatataataaataaaaaagaaacaaaatttgaaagaaataaattgagaagaaaaaaaaatttagagaagTTAAAAATCCCCAATAATAAAATGAACAGAAAAAGAAGTTACTGGGAGGAATTTACCGGCGAGAAATGAGAAATTCACGACGAGAATCCATACAAATCGTAAGGTGCCCATAGAGAATCAAGCGGACACGGCTCTTTTGAGTCGAGCCGGAGCCACGGCTTGCCGGAGCCGCTCCAGTGAAGGAGGCTCACCGGACCGGGATGTAAATCACGGCAACTTCCCTTCACATTATCACCGCCTAAACCGTGCTGATTCCATCTATGCTCAATTGGCGCCACGTGTCCGGCGAAGACCAATAGGTACGGCGGTAGTGAACCCAGTTCATAGATCCGATTCGTCTTCTGGATATCCATCCATTTCTCTATCCGCTTCGTGTACCCGACCCGTCTCCATTTTTTCAGATCTATAACCATAACCCCTGTGTTGAAGTAACACGGTTTCATGCCGGAAAACGTCCCGGAAAATCTCGGTTCCGACCAAAACGACGTCGTGAAATATTTCGTGAAATTGGCGTGACAATACTCCGGAGCTCCAATGGTTTTTGTACCCAAACTTGTACTCCATAGCTTAGAGATGTCATCAACAACGACAAGATCCGAATCCAAGTAGATAACTCTACTAACACAGGATTCCAGAAGATCAGCCAAGTAATTTCTGGCGTAGTTCAAGGGCTGTTCAAGCGCTTGTCTAACGGAAGTGGATATAATCTTTCGAACTCGTTCAGGATCAAAGTAATATACCTTAAATTTCAACTGAGGGAAGGTGGATCGAACTAGGGTTTCGAGATTGGTTTCGGAAACCAGAAAATGGAAGAATACACTCTCAGGACATCTCGAATAGTGCAAAATTGAATGCACAGCGGCTATTGAACCACGAAGATACTCAACATCAAGAGTAATCGCAACATGAACAAGCGAAGGATCGCAAACCCCATGTTTCCCCAATATTCTTCTGTCACTAAAAGTGCATTCACCGGCATTTCGGAATACAGGGGCTTTACGGAATGAGAAGCGATTAAGGGGAACAGTGGGTGTGATTTGACTGGGAAATCGGAGATAGGATTCAAGGTGAGACGATCTAATAGCTTCAGCAGGTGGGAATGATTGTAAGGAT
This DNA window, taken from Solanum dulcamara chromosome 3, daSolDulc1.2, whole genome shotgun sequence, encodes the following:
- the LOC129882982 gene encoding probable galacturonosyltransferase-like 7 — protein: MFWVTKFSGFFAAAMVMIVLSPSLQSFPPAEAIRSSHLESYLRFPSQITPTVPLNRFSFRKAPVFRNAGECTFSDRRILGKHGVCDPSLVHVAITLDVEYLRGSIAAVHSILHYSRCPESVFFHFLVSETNLETLVRSTFPQLKFKVYYFDPERVRKIISTSVRQALEQPLNYARNYLADLLESCVSRVIYLDSDLVVVDDISKLWSTSLGTKTIGAPEYCHANFTKYFTTSFWSEPRFSGTFSGMKPCYFNTGVMVIDLKKWRRVGYTKRIEKWMDIQKTNRIYELGSLPPYLLVFAGHVAPIEHRWNQHGLGGDNVKGSCRDLHPGPVSLLHWSGSGKPWLRLDSKEPCPLDSLWAPYDLYGFSS